The Accipiter gentilis chromosome 19, bAccGen1.1, whole genome shotgun sequence genome has a window encoding:
- the MAB21L1 gene encoding putative nucleotidyltransferase MAB21L1 → MIAAQAKLVYHLNKYYNEKCQARKAAIAKTIREVCKVVSDVLKEVEVQEPRFISSLNEMDNRYEGLEVISPTEFEVVLYLNQMGVFNFVDDGSLPGCAVLKLSDGRKRSMSLWVEFITASGYLSARKIRSRFQTLVAQAVDKCSYRDVVKMVADTSEVKLRIRDRYVVQITPAFKCTGIWPRSAAHWPLPHIPWPGPNRVAEVKAEGFNLLSKECHSLAGKQSSAESDAWVLQFAEAENRLQMGGCRKKCLSILKTLRDRHLELPGQPLNNYHMKTLVSYECEKHPRESDWDESCLGDRLNGILLQLISCLQCRRCPHYFLPNLDLFQGKPHSALENAAKQTWRLAREILTNPKSLEKL, encoded by the coding sequence ATGATCGCGGCCCAGGCCAAGCTGGTGTACCATCTGAACAAATACTACAACGAGAAATGCCAAGCCAGGAAAGCCGCCATCGCCAAAACCATCCGGGAAGTCTGCAAAGTGGTGTCGGACGTGCTGAAGGAGGTGGAGGTGCAGGAGCCCCGCTTCATCAGCTCCCTCAACGAGATGGACAACCGCTACGAGGGGCTGGAAGTCATCTCCCCCACGGAGTTCGAAGTCGTGCTCTACCTGAACCAAATGGGCGTCTTCAACTTCGTGGACGACGGCTCCCTGCCGGGCTGCGCCGTGCTAAAGCTGAGCGACGGGCGCAAGCGGAGCATGTCCCTCTGGGTGGAATTCATCACGGCCTCCGGCTACCTCTCCGCCCGCAAAATCCGCTCCCGGTTCCAGACCCTGGTGGCCCAAGCCGTGGATAAGTGCAGCTACAGGGACGTGGTAAAGATGGTGGCGGACACCAGCGAGGTGAAGCTGCGGATCCGGGACCGCTACGTGGTGCAGATCACCCCGGCGTTCAAGTGCACCGGCATCTGGCCGCGGAGCGCTGCCCACTGGCCGCTCCCCCACATCCCCTGGCCGGGACCCAACCGGGTGGCGGAGGTCAAGGCAGAAGGCTTCAACCTCCTCTCCAAGGAGTGCCACTCGCTGGCCGGCAAGCAGAGCTCGGCCGAGAGCGATGCCTGGGTGCTGCAGTTCGCCGAAGCCGAGAACAGACTGCAGATGGGCGGCTGCAGGAAGAAATGCCTCTCCATCCTCAAAACCCTGCGGGACCGGCACCTGGAGCTGCCGGGCCAGCCCCTCAACAATTACCACATGAAGACTCTGGTTTCCTACGAGTGCGAAAAGCATCCCCGCGAGTCGGACTGGGACGAGTCGTGCCTGGGGGACCGGCTCAACGGGATTTTACTGCAGCTCATCTCCTGCCTCCAGTGCCGGAGGTGCCCGCACTACTTCTTGCCCAACTTAGACCTCTTTCAGGGCAAGCCCCACTCGGCCCTGGAAAACGCGGCCAAACAGACGTGGCGGCTGGCTAGGGAGATACTCACCAACCCGAAAAGTTTGGAGAAACTTTag